A window of the Tachyglossus aculeatus isolate mTacAcu1 chromosome 2, mTacAcu1.pri, whole genome shotgun sequence genome harbors these coding sequences:
- the KCNJ8 gene encoding ATP-sensitive inward rectifier potassium channel 8 — protein MLARKSIIPEEYVLARIAAENLRKPRIRDRLPKARFIAKSGACNLAHKNIREQGRFLQDIFTTLVDLKWRHTLVIFTMSFLCSWLLFAIMWWLVAFAHGDIHAYMEKPVVSNACVTSVRSFTSAFLFSIEVQVTIGFGGRMVTEECPLAIAVLILQNIVGLIINAVMLGCIFMKTAQSHRRAETLIFSRHAVIAVRHGRLCFMFRVGDLRKSMIISASVRIQVVRKTTTPEGEVVPIHQLDVPVDNPIDSNNIFLVAPLVICHVIDRRSPLYDLTASALAGQDLEVIVILEGVVETTGITTQARTSYVAEEILWGHRFVSIVTEEEGVYSVDYSKFGNTVKVAAPRCSARELDEKPSILIQALQRSELSHQNSLRKRNSMRRNNSVRRATNGSSPAPSSSSSSSSARRGNCALSVPKVQFVTPDGGPGGTED, from the exons ATGCTGGCCAGAAAGAGCATCATCCCGGAGGAGTACGTGCTGGCCCGCATCGCCGCGGAGAACCTGCGCAAACCACGCATCCGGGACCGCCTGCCCAAGGCCCGCTTCATCGCCAAGAGCGGGGCCTGCAATCTGGCCCACAAGAACATCCGGGAGCAAGGCCGCTTCCTGCAAGACATCTTCACCACCCTGGTAGATCTCAAGTGGCGTCATACCCTAGTCATCTTCACCATGAGCTTCCTCTGCAGCTGGCTGCTCTTTGCCATCATGTGGTGGCTCGTGGCCTTCGCCCACGGCGACATCCACGCCTACATGGAGAAGCCCGTGGTCTCCAACGCCTGCGTCACCAGCGTCAG GTCGTTCACGTCGGCCTTCCTGTTCTCCATCGAGGTCCAGGTGACGATCGGCTTCGGCGGGCGGATGGTGACGGAGGAGTGCCCGCTGGCCATCGCCGTCCTCATCCTGCAGAACATCGTGGGGCTGATCATCAACGCCGTCATGCTGGGCTGCATCTTCATGAAGACGGCCCAGTCCCACCGGCGGGCCGAGACCCTCATCTTCAGCCGCCACGCGGTCATCGCCGTCCGCCACGGCCGCCTCTGCTTCATGTTCCGCGTGGGCGACCTGCGTAAGAGCATGATCATCAGCGCCTCGGTGCGCATTCAGGTGGTCCGCAAGACCACCACTCCCGAGGGGGAGGTGGTGCCCATCCACCAGCTGGACGTGCCGGTGGACAACCCCATCGACAGCAACAACATCTTCCTGGTGGCCCCGCTGGTCATCTGCCACGTCATCGACCGCCGCAGCCCGCTCTACGACCTGACGGCCTCGGCCCTGGCcggccaggacctggaggtcaTCGTCATCCTCGAGGGCGTGGTGGAGACGACGGGCATCACCACGCAGGCCCGCACCTCCTACGTGGCCGAGGAGATCCTCTGGGGCCAccgcttcgtctccatcgtgacCGAGGAGGAGGGCGTCTACTCGGTGGACTACTCCAAGTTCGGCAACACCGTCAAGGTGGCCGCCCCCCGCTGCAGCGCCCGGGAGCTGGACGAGAAGCCGTCCATCCTGATCCAAGCCCTGCAGAGGAGCGAGCTGTCCCACCAGAACTCGCTCCGCAAACGCAACTCCATGCGCCGGAACAATTCCGTGCGTCGGGCCACCAATGGCTCCTCtccggccccctcttcctcctcctcctcctcctccgcccgacGGGGAAACTGTGCCCTGTCCGTGCCCAAGGTGCAGTTTGTCACCCCGGACGGAGGGCCCGGGGGCACGGAGGACTGA